From a region of the Constantimarinum furrinae genome:
- a CDS encoding NAD(P)-dependent oxidoreductase codes for MKVLIYSAKPFEIPLLQEANRKKHQIDFTEVRLNSDSAMLALNYDAISLLSADDPSPNVLEKLQDFGVKYITLRSAGYDNINLRLAHKLNLKVANTPSYSPNAIAEHAIMLLLAFNRKVTMAQNQTLRYNFIIDNLIGFDLKDKIIGVMGTGKIGSVLIKILHGFDCTILANDTSSNEQLITDFNVSYISKNALAKEAEVIFICLPLTASTRYLIDKEFLSNLKKRPIIVNVARGAIVQTTEILKALDTDIISGYATDVYEHEHGIFFYDRSNDRPKDEVLHRLLHHRKTLVTPHQAFATNEALQNIAVATIKNLNAWESGIHSINELT; via the coding sequence ATGAAAGTATTGATATATAGCGCAAAGCCATTTGAAATCCCCTTGCTACAAGAAGCAAATAGAAAAAAACATCAAATAGATTTTACAGAGGTACGCCTTAATTCGGACAGCGCGATGCTCGCATTAAACTACGATGCTATTTCCCTTCTTTCTGCAGATGACCCTTCGCCAAACGTTCTTGAAAAGCTTCAAGATTTTGGAGTAAAGTATATCACCCTGCGTTCTGCCGGTTATGATAACATCAATTTAAGGTTGGCCCATAAATTAAATTTGAAAGTGGCCAATACTCCCAGCTACTCTCCAAATGCCATTGCCGAACATGCAATAATGCTTCTTCTAGCTTTCAATAGAAAAGTTACAATGGCTCAGAATCAAACACTTCGTTATAATTTCATAATAGATAATTTAATTGGTTTCGATCTAAAAGATAAAATTATTGGAGTAATGGGTACCGGGAAAATTGGTAGTGTCCTTATTAAAATCTTACACGGATTCGACTGTACTATTTTGGCCAATGATACTAGTAGTAATGAGCAGTTAATAACTGATTTCAATGTTTCGTACATTTCAAAAAATGCGCTCGCTAAAGAGGCAGAAGTGATCTTTATTTGTTTACCTCTAACTGCATCAACTCGTTATCTAATAGATAAAGAATTTCTAAGTAATCTTAAAAAAAGACCTATCATAGTAAATGTCGCTCGTGGCGCCATCGTGCAAACTACAGAAATTTTAAAAGCCTTGGATACGGATATAATTAGTGGATACGCAACCGATGTCTATGAGCATGAACATGGTATTTTCTTTTATGACCGGTCCAATGATAGACCAAAGGACGAAGTATTGCATCGGTTACTGCATCATCGTAAAACCTTAGTAACACCTCATCAAGCATTCGCTACGAATGAAGCATTACAAAATATTGCTGTAGCAACTATCAAAAATCTAAATGCTTGGGAAAGTGGTATACACTCAATAAACGAGCTTACTTAA